GCAGACTGGCATTGTTGTACCCCCGCAAGCATGAGCTGAGCATCAGGCAGACGGCTACGGAGTTCTTTGTGCACCTGACCATCGATACGAGGTGAACGAAGGCTTTTTGAATGGACCATACTTATATCGCATAGCATATGAATGACATCAAACCGAACCGGAAGCCCCCGGCGCCTGTACCGGCGCCGCCGCCAGACGGTTTTTCAAAGTTCCTCTGGTGGCTGGCTACAGCAGACGCCGGGGTGTTAAAGGATTGCCCGACAGACCGGGAGCGCTACCGCATCGTAGGGATAGCCGTACTCGTTACATGGTTGTTTGCCACCCTGGCCTGGGGATATTTTTTCTCTACTGTCGTTGATGACGACCTGATCATTGCCGCGCTGGCGATCTTCTTCGGTTTCGCCATATTGTCGATCGACCGCAGCCTCATCGCCGCCATGAGCAGGAACGGCGGCAAACCGCAGTTTCTGCCCGTAGCATTCCGGCTGGTATTGGCTGTAACCATTGGACTGTTCATTTCCCAACCGGTCGTGCTCATGCTTTTCCGGAAAGACATCGATGCGCAGATGGTGCTGGACCGGCAGGCGAAACTGGACCATTTCAGGAAGGAGCAGGCGGCACTCAATGAAGCCCGCACAAAACCCCTGCAGCAGGAGATCGTTACGTTAAAAAACGAGCTGCAGCAAAAAGAGGAACAGGTAAAGGATTATAAGGATGGCTATATCCGCGAGACCGATGGCACCGGCGGCTCCGGCAAGATCGGGGAATCCGCCATTGCGCGGGTTAAAAAGAATGAATACCTGAAGTCGGAAGAGGAGCTGCGCAAGCTGAAAAGAGAACTTGAACCGCGGCGCCTGGAAAAAGCAGCGCAACTGGCGCTCATTCATTCGGAAGACAGTACGAAGGAACAGGCTTACCTCGCCACGCTCACCGATGGTTTCCTTTCACAGATCGAAGCGTTGAATACCCTTACCGAAGAACATCCGCCCATGAAGCAACGTTACCGCCTCATCGTGTTCATCATCACGCTCATAGAGATTATGCCCTTGCTGACCAAATTGCTGATGCCCAAAGGGGAATACGACGAAAAAGTGGCCGCCATGACGGCCGGAAGCATACAGGCCACGAAGCTGGAAATGGAAAAGGAACAGGAACTCCATGCCTATTATTACGATGGCGCCGAACATGCCGATAAAGAAGTGATCGATCACCTGTTCAGGCTTACGGAAACGCAGCGGCGCCGGGAGTCCGAACAGGTGGTGAAAGACTGGGAGGCCTCGGACGGCAAACGCTTCCGCCAGCTCTGGAACAATGCGAAACGTTTGTTGTTGGTGCATAAAGTGTAATTTGCATATCATGAAAATGACCGCCATAGCGATTGATGACGAGCCGGTAGCCTTGTCCGTTATCCAGGCACATGCCGCCCGGGTGCCGTTCATGGAGCTGCTGGGCGTCTTCACGAATGCCTTTGATGCGATGGAACTGCTCCGCAGGGAAAAAATCGATCTCCTGTTCCTCGATATCAAAATGCCGGATATTTCAGGCCTCGAATTTCTGACAAGCCTCCACGAACCGCCGATGACCGTGTTCACCACCGCTTATTCGGAGCATGCCGTTAAAAGCTTCGAGCTGGATGCGATCGATTATCTCCTGAAACCATTTTCCCTGGCCCGCTTCCTGAAAGCCTGCAACAAGGCGCATGCACTGCTGCAGTTGCGGCTGGACAAGTCTGCCGGCAACAATAACCCGCCCGACTACATCTTCATTAAAAGCGGATATGAACAGCATAAAGTGAAGCTGGAGGAAGTGCTGTACCTGGAGAGCGCCGGCAATTATGTGCATTTTGTGCTGGCTGACAGGAAGGTGCTCTCCCGGCTGTCCATGCAGGAAGCCCTGGAGCTGTTGCCGGATGCCCGGTTCACCCGGGTGCACCGCTCTTATATCGTAGCCAATGATAAAGTAGACAAGATAGACCGGAGCTGCCTGTACATCCGGCAGGCGGTGATACCGGTAGGGGCAGCCTTCGGGGAAGCCGTGAGCCGGATCGGGGGAAAATAAAAACAGGTGCTGCAAAACGATGCAGCACCCGCGTCCTGTGGTGTATTCGGTTACACTATTTCCTGAAGATCGTCGCGTATTTTGTAGTGATGCTTACACCTTCCAGTGTAGTGGTTTCCGTTTCGGAAATACTCATTTCCGTGGCATGGATGTAATCGATATGCATCGTGTCATTCGTTCCGGTGAAGTCGTCGTTTTCCGAGAATACGATCCGGCGGCCGGAGATAGCATAGAAAACGGTCTCCTCAATACCTCCCTCGTTGATGACCAGCGTGTCATTCGTCTTGAAGGTATAGGTATCTTCTTCCTCATAGCTCCATGAAGTATCGGAAGTGGACTGTCCCATGGTGGTAACGGATACAACATCAAATTCCGGGCCCCAGGTAGCGAGGATGGAACCCAACTGATCGTCATCTTTGTCTTTTTTACAGGCGGAGGCAATAATGGCCAGGCAGGCTGCGCCGGCAAGCAGTTTGGTCAATTTCATAGGTAGTTATCAATTATAGGTTTAACATGGTTATACCCTTTGCAGGATACGGACGCAAACATACATTAAATATTTTAATAAATTAAAATAAAAATAATGTGTTTATGCGAATCTTGTGAAACGCCTATATTTGCTGTATCATCAACATTATCTGAACAACGGCCAATGAAGCCGGCATGAATTTTTTATCACCGAAGCCGCTGTATGACCTGTAAAAGATCAATTAACTTATGAAAAAGACATATATCCTGTTACTGGCCGGCTTATTTGCCGCCGCAACAACAATGGCCCAGACGAACATTGCATCCGCGAAGCCGGGCGTTACTTACGGCAAGACCATCACGCCCAACAATGCATTGGTCATGAGCGACCTGCAGCAGCAACTGGAAAAGGATACGGCATTTGCAGGCAAGATAGCCGGAAAGGTGGTGGAAGTATGCAAAAAGAAAGGCTGTTTCATGAAGCTGGAAAACGCCTCAGGCGAGCCTGTTATGGTGAAGTTCACGGACTATGCTTTCTTTATGCCGCAGGATATCCTGGGGAAGACGGTAGTGGTGGAAGGAACTGCCAAAGTCAATGAAACGTCTGTAGAGCGCCTGCGTCATTTTGCGGAAGATGCCGGTAAAAGCAGCGAAGAGATCGCAAAGATCACTGCTCCCAAAAAAGAGATCGTCATCGTAGCCGATGGCGTGGTAGTGGTGAGATAATATATGACGAAGATGATGAGGGCGTAGCGGAACTTCTTCCGCTACGCCCTCATCATATAACAAAGAAAAAAAGGTGAAGCTTATTGGCTATTTTGATCTATATTTATGATATCTATGCGATGAATGTCGCAACACCTATCTCCCTTACATAAGCCTATTACATTATTTTATACAAACGCATTGTCCTCGAAAACCCAAGGAGCAGCAGGAAAGTGAGTTAAACTGGATAATATCCGCAGCGTGCGCGCTGCGGTTTTTTTTATGAGGCAGGCAGCTGTTCCCCGAATTGCAGCAGGTAGCCGTTATTATCATAAATGCCGAACTCGCGCATACCATAATCAAAGTTCTGTATCGGAAAGCATACTTCGGCTTTGTCCTTTACTTTTTCCCATAATTCATCGATACCGTCCATATGAATATAAATGGCGCCGGTAAACAGCGGTTCGTCAAAAGGGCCCGGACTGTTGAAGGGGAATTTTGATTGCGGATGTATCAGCTGCATGTTCACACTGTCTTTATGAATGGAAGCGAATTTCCAGTCTTCATCCATTGTTTTGCAGGTGAAGTCGAGTACGGACACATAAAATTCTACCGTTTCTTCCAATGAAGGTGTCGTTAACGTGGGGATGGGTGCCAGCAGTTTCATACGCGATTGTGTTGGGTTCAGTGAATAACAGTTGTATTTGACTCTCTTTACTAAATATACCGAATTAATTTTTTTTCTCAAGGGGGCTGTCCGTATTTTTTTCCTTTAAATGCCGGAAGCCTGATTTCCCTATATTTGCGCATGAAGAACGAGCTATGGAACAACAGTCATTGTTAACTCTTTTAAAACATCATTTCGGGTACACGCAGTTCCGGCATAACCAGCAGGCGATCATTGAAAATGTGCTGCAGGGCAAAGATACGATGGTATTGATGCCTACCGGGGGTGGTAAATCCATTTGTTACCAGCTGCCGGCCCTGGCATTTGACGGTGTAACGGTTGTAG
This genomic stretch from Chitinophaga sp. XS-30 harbors:
- a CDS encoding DUF4407 domain-containing protein, giving the protein MNDIKPNRKPPAPVPAPPPDGFSKFLWWLATADAGVLKDCPTDRERYRIVGIAVLVTWLFATLAWGYFFSTVVDDDLIIAALAIFFGFAILSIDRSLIAAMSRNGGKPQFLPVAFRLVLAVTIGLFISQPVVLMLFRKDIDAQMVLDRQAKLDHFRKEQAALNEARTKPLQQEIVTLKNELQQKEEQVKDYKDGYIRETDGTGGSGKIGESAIARVKKNEYLKSEEELRKLKRELEPRRLEKAAQLALIHSEDSTKEQAYLATLTDGFLSQIEALNTLTEEHPPMKQRYRLIVFIITLIEIMPLLTKLLMPKGEYDEKVAAMTAGSIQATKLEMEKEQELHAYYYDGAEHADKEVIDHLFRLTETQRRRESEQVVKDWEASDGKRFRQLWNNAKRLLLVHKV
- a CDS encoding LytTR family DNA-binding domain-containing protein, which gives rise to MKMTAIAIDDEPVALSVIQAHAARVPFMELLGVFTNAFDAMELLRREKIDLLFLDIKMPDISGLEFLTSLHEPPMTVFTTAYSEHAVKSFELDAIDYLLKPFSLARFLKACNKAHALLQLRLDKSAGNNNPPDYIFIKSGYEQHKVKLEEVLYLESAGNYVHFVLADRKVLSRLSMQEALELLPDARFTRVHRSYIVANDKVDKIDRSCLYIRQAVIPVGAAFGEAVSRIGGK
- a CDS encoding DUF4920 domain-containing protein produces the protein MKKTYILLLAGLFAAATTMAQTNIASAKPGVTYGKTITPNNALVMSDLQQQLEKDTAFAGKIAGKVVEVCKKKGCFMKLENASGEPVMVKFTDYAFFMPQDILGKTVVVEGTAKVNETSVERLRHFAEDAGKSSEEIAKITAPKKEIVIVADGVVVVR
- a CDS encoding VOC family protein; the encoded protein is MKLLAPIPTLTTPSLEETVEFYVSVLDFTCKTMDEDWKFASIHKDSVNMQLIHPQSKFPFNSPGPFDEPLFTGAIYIHMDGIDELWEKVKDKAEVCFPIQNFDYGMREFGIYDNNGYLLQFGEQLPAS